A region of the Struthio camelus isolate bStrCam1 chromosome 4, bStrCam1.hap1, whole genome shotgun sequence genome:
AGGTCCTCCCCTCttcttcccaccaggagtccaggtGCGTGCGAGAACTCTCCATTCGCCTCTCCATAGAAGTGATGGATATCGGAGTGGGCTCTGTAACAAGGCAGATGGAGAAGCAGGTACAAGGCAGCCTGCTCCTGCTGTTCTTCCAGCTGCATGACCAGATCcggagcgtggcccaggtgtggatttgtAACCTGACTGGTCCTTCAGAGAGGGCAATGCTGACAGCCTTGGGTAGACCTGAGCATTAGGAGCAAGAAGTGTGGCAGTCGTAGCTTTTGAGCATGTGCCCCCATGGGGAGCAACCTCCTCCCGAGCCCCTGAGGACAGCGCAGCACCCCCCTCTCTGTCTGCTCTGGGCCCCCcattgccttcctcctcctgccatgGCTTTTCCTTCATAGATGGACAGAGAGGTGGGATCCCCTCCCAGCTGCGCTCCTTCTGTAAGGCGCACCCCCTGAAGCGCAGCCCTTCGAAAGAGTCCCTGCAGACCCAGAGCTAACaagggctgagcagctgggcagggacctTTCCTAGGCCTGCTCTACCTGGCCCAACAGGGCTCAAGAGCAGGCCAAGGccacaaaggcactgaagtccctatgggcttcccagctgtccctggagGTGTGCAAGGCCAGGGTTTtgaccccccccccgtcccctcccttCTGCGCCCACAGGACCCCCAAGTGTCTGGGCTAGGGCATACCCCAGCTCCCTAAGGCATGGCTGTTCTTGCACAGATGTCTTGCTCCCCGAGTTGAGttcaccctgcctggggccagTGCACTAGGCCTGTGCAGAGGAATGCAGCGACTGCAAGGGGTTGTGAGCACTTTCACCAGCCCTCACCATCTGGGGAGGGGAAGGTCACGGGGAGGGAGATGCAGTCAGGGAAGGGGACCCAGCCTGCATGCTGGGGACTGGGCTCTGGAGCCTGGGTGCAAAGAGACAGAATGAGGAGCCGAACGCTATGCAGGGCATCCCCCTTGGAGGCACTTCTGGGTGAGTTGTGCCTTGGTGTCTCTGTGACTGTAGCACTTGGGCTTCCTCCTGACCTTAGTGACAGCTCACTAGCTCTTGAGGATCTCTCGTGGTGCCCCGGCAGCACGAGGTGCCTGGGATGATGGCTGTGCTATTGAACCCACTGGCAGACTCGCTCCCCAGCTGCATCTTCCCATCATGGGCCTGGAAAGGTGGTGAGGCTTGCCAAGAGGAGGGCGACACAGGGTCTGCTTGCCTTGGCTGCGACGACGTTTGCCGCGCTCTGCTGTTCGGCACGCTTTTCAGGAAGCCCTCACTCGTACTGCCAAGCTCCTGAAATAGAGCAGCCCCAGCATCTGACTGAGACGGCACAGATCCGGAGGATCAGCGAGTGCTTGGTAAGCGCAGCTGCAAAGCCCCCAGGACAGTGCCGAACAaggcgtgcccccccccccccaatgcccaACGTGTGGGATGGACAGCAGCAAGCCCACAGCTCCGAGTTGCCAGCCTAGAGTTGCACACACGCTCTGTTTGCTCAACATGTTGCCGTAGCTGGCTCTTCTCAAGCCCCTCTCCTCTCGCTGACACCTGCAATGCTGAAGGGCACCCTAGCCCAGCTCATTCTTGGCAgcagggtggcacctcagcatcCCTGGTGTGGGGCACCCTGCCCTCTGCTGCTTCCAGCCCTTGGTGCTGCATGGCTTGTGGCTGGGATGTGTGAATGTTGGGGCAGGGGAAGTTGGCCCTGGACTGAGTGGGGAGGGTCTGTGCCAACCTTGTTGTGCCCTTTGGTTCTCTCCAGCTGGCAGGGGACAGCAGCAGAGCCGAAGAATACCTGTCTCAGAGGCTGCTGTGCCTAGAGAACGCGTAAGAGTCCTCATGAGAAGCGGCCATG
Encoded here:
- the LOC138067094 gene encoding uncharacterized protein, which produces MPVVCLSPRAFAGCLQANACPQSPEGSAGHCCQAGPHALTACWGRQESRCVRELSIRLSIEVMDIGVGSVTRQMEKQVQGSLLLLFFQLHDQIRSVAQTRSPAASSHHGPGKVVRLAKRRATQGLLALAATTFAALCCSARFSGSPHSYCQAPEIEQPQHLTETAQIRRISECLLAGDSSRAEEYLSQRLLCLENAAHQAALEERGEAGEDLQQTTSVPPSS